The following proteins come from a genomic window of Diprion similis isolate iyDipSimi1 chromosome 8, iyDipSimi1.1, whole genome shotgun sequence:
- the LOC124408828 gene encoding uncharacterized protein LOC124408828 isoform X1, translated as MELFYVHCPDIDTGIIRLLNDSCSQHHYIKEDPMCASCEFSEDLSSVTRFLEMALTWIKDTLSICALSARTGRLVGVAVIRINALCDKAEVYNRMQVLKGEALPKILHLKNTLIKQAEIYKTLNIEEYLMIYILSVHPSFERKGVRAALIQATISVGRTLKSPIIFGIFTSKVDQEVAETLNFETFSIIQYSRWIVDDEVVFDDPGIGNYSAALMGFVVPKEQNEEIPIK; from the exons ATGGAACTCTTTTACGTACATTGTCCAGACATCGATACGGGAATAATAAGATTGCTCAATGATTCATGCTCACAGCATCATTACATCAAAGAGGATCCAATGTGTGCGTCGTGCGAATTCAGCGAAGACCTTAGCTCTGTCACGAGGTTTTTGGAAATGGCGCTTACTTGGATAAAAGACACTTTAAGCATATGCGCCTTGAGCGCACGCACTGGTCGACTAGTCGGAGTTGCGGTTATTAGGATAAATGCTCTGTGTGACAAGGCAGAGGTCTACAATCGAATGCAG GTTCTGAAAGGTGAGGCGCTTCCAAAGATTCTACATTTGAAGAACACCTTGATAAAGCAAGCGGAGATTTACAAGACATTGAACATCGAGGAGTACTTAATGATCTATATTTTGTCTGTTCATCCATCTTTTGAACGAAAAGGAGTTAGAGCGGCGCTGATTCAGGCTACAATTTCCGTTGGCAGGACCTTGAAGTCCCCTATTATTTTTGGGATATTCACATCCAAGGTGGATCAAGAAGTCGCAGAGACTCTGAATTTCGAAacattttcaatcattcagTACAGTCGATGGATCGTTGACGATGAGGTTGTATTTGATGATCCTGGAATTGGCAATTACTCGGCAGCCTTGATGGGTTTTGTCGTGCCGAAAGAACAAAACGAAGAGATCCCTATAAAGTAG
- the LOC124408828 gene encoding uncharacterized protein LOC124408828 isoform X2 encodes MCASCEFSEDLSSVTRFLEMALTWIKDTLSICALSARTGRLVGVAVIRINALCDKAEVYNRMQVLKGEALPKILHLKNTLIKQAEIYKTLNIEEYLMIYILSVHPSFERKGVRAALIQATISVGRTLKSPIIFGIFTSKVDQEVAETLNFETFSIIQYSRWIVDDEVVFDDPGIGNYSAALMGFVVPKEQNEEIPIK; translated from the exons ATGTGTGCGTCGTGCGAATTCAGCGAAGACCTTAGCTCTGTCACGAGGTTTTTGGAAATGGCGCTTACTTGGATAAAAGACACTTTAAGCATATGCGCCTTGAGCGCACGCACTGGTCGACTAGTCGGAGTTGCGGTTATTAGGATAAATGCTCTGTGTGACAAGGCAGAGGTCTACAATCGAATGCAG GTTCTGAAAGGTGAGGCGCTTCCAAAGATTCTACATTTGAAGAACACCTTGATAAAGCAAGCGGAGATTTACAAGACATTGAACATCGAGGAGTACTTAATGATCTATATTTTGTCTGTTCATCCATCTTTTGAACGAAAAGGAGTTAGAGCGGCGCTGATTCAGGCTACAATTTCCGTTGGCAGGACCTTGAAGTCCCCTATTATTTTTGGGATATTCACATCCAAGGTGGATCAAGAAGTCGCAGAGACTCTGAATTTCGAAacattttcaatcattcagTACAGTCGATGGATCGTTGACGATGAGGTTGTATTTGATGATCCTGGAATTGGCAATTACTCGGCAGCCTTGATGGGTTTTGTCGTGCCGAAAGAACAAAACGAAGAGATCCCTATAAAGTAG